The following DNA comes from candidate division KSB1 bacterium.
TGCCGAAATGCCAAGCTTGAAAAACAGAACCAAAAGCCATGGGCAAGCTGCGATCGATATGTTCATGGCTTTGGTTATTATCCACAAATTCTGAGCGGTAGTTGCCGCAAGATCACTCGCATCGATGTCTTCAACGCTTTTTCCAATTCAACCACAGCGTGAAATGCGATTATTCCAGCAAGAATCATCAGCGCCAGAACAGACTTTATTTCAATTGAAGTTTGACAATGCTCATCCGCTTTGAGCCGACTAATCTCATCCAATTCCAGATTTTTTGACGCCTTTTTCTTTCCTTATAGATGCAATGATCATTAGCTAATATTATGAAATTTTTTTAAATTCCGTTGGCGGATTCAAGTTCCAAGTGCAACCGATGAATTAAAAAAATTTCTATAGTGAGCTAAAAAAATGTACTAGTGGCTACCTAACCACTTATCCATCGCCACCGCCGCCCTCATGCCTTCAGCCACGGCCTGCACCGCCGTCGTTCCGCCATTGATGATATCACCACCAGCAAAGACTTTTTCAATGGAGGTCTGGAAATGCTCATCTACTTTAATCCAGCCATTGCTGTCCAATTCCAGTTCCCCCAATGCTTTTTTCGTCTCCTCATCGATGCGCTGACCAATGGCTTCGATGACATGATCGACAGAAAAAATATATTCGCTATTGCGAATGATGATAGGTCTACGGCGACCCCTGGCATCGGATTCGCCCAATTCGGTGCGGGCGATTTTGAGCCCTGTTAACTGGCCGTTTTCGGACACATAATCTAATGGCTGGGACAGAATCAGAAAATGAATGCCTAAATCCAGCGCAGCATCCCGTTCCTTTTTCCAGGCGGGCATTTCGTTGAACGAGCGACGATAGATAATGTAGACATTTCGTGCGCCAGCATGCTTTGCCACGACGGCAGCATCGATAGCGGTATTGCTAGCGACTTTATACAATTGAAAAGAAACCAATTAGCGCAAAACTTTTTGCACAAAAACTAACATTTCAAAAATGAAAAGCGAAAGTAACTTGACCTAATATTTTGAAAATTGCAGTTTAATCTATTTTAACTATTATTATATCTTTTATATTACCTAAAATTCTAAAACAAAGTCATTGCAAAAGTGATTTAACATAACTATATTTAGAAAGTTAAATAAATGAAAACAACCTAAAACGAGGTCACTTTGGCAATGAACAATCAAAGCCATAAAAAATCCCAGTTCCAATCTAAAGAGGTAAAGCATTCTTTCACTGGTAACCAATTAACCCCATCTGCGGTACTTTCTCCAATCATGAAATATATCAATAAATTAAAAT
Coding sequences within:
- a CDS encoding FAD-dependent oxidoreductase; amino-acid sequence: MYKVASNTAIDAAVVAKHAGARNVYIIYRRSFNEMPAWKKERDAALDLGIHFLILSQPLDYVSENGQLTGLKIARTELGESDARGRRRPIIIRNSEYIFSVDHVIEAIGQRIDEETKKALGELELDSNGWIKVDEHFQTSIEKVFAGGDIINGGTTAVQAVAEGMRAAVAMDKWLGSH